A single window of Podarcis raffonei isolate rPodRaf1 chromosome 9, rPodRaf1.pri, whole genome shotgun sequence DNA harbors:
- the SMIM20 gene encoding small integral membrane protein 20 has protein sequence MARVPRTLLIFGGFVAVLGAAFYPIYFRPLMHLEEYKKEQAINRAGVIQEDVQPTGLKVWSDPFGRK, from the exons ATGGCTCGCGTGCCGCGCACGCTGCTGATCTTCGGCGGCTTCGTGGCCGTGCTGGGGGCGGCCTTCTACCCCATCTACTTTCGGCCCCTGATGCACCTCGAGGAGTACA AAAAGGAGCAAGCAATAAATCGAGCTGGTGTTATACAAGAAGATGTTCAGCCTACAG GATTAAAAGTATGGTCTGATCCATTTGGAAGAAAGTAA